The genomic stretch GCCGGGCCCTGGCATCCGAGCTGGACCACGCGGCGTATCTTCAAGCGGACGTTGCGCGGGACGCCGAGCGGGTCCGGCTGGTTCGGGAGGCGGCGCTGTTCTGGGGCCGGCTGGACGTGCTTGTCAATAATGCCGGCATTAGCCGCGTGATCCCGCACGGCGACCTGGCCGCGGCGACACCGTCGGTGTGGCACGAGCTGAACGAGGTGAACCTTGTCGCGCCCTTCCGACTCGTGGCGGAGGCGGAGCCATTTCTGCGCGAAGCTGCTCGGCGCGGCCGGCCGGGTTGTGTCATCAATATCAGTTCCCATGCCGGCGTTCGGCCGAAGGGCGCCTCGATCCCCTATTCCGCGAGCAAAGCGGCACTGAACCATGTCACCAAACTGCTCGCCCTGTCGCTCGCGCCGGACATCCGGGTCAATGCCGTGGCGCCCGGGCTGGTGGACACGCCCCTCACGGCAGATTGGACAGCGGCGCAGGCGCTTTGGCGCGAGCGCTCGCCGATGCGCCGGGCCGCAAGTCCCGACGACATCGCGCAGGCCGTGATGATGCTAGTCGCTTCCGATTATCTCACAGGCGAGATTCTGCTGTCAGATGGCGGGCTCAACCTCACCTGATCTCGACGAGAGGCAAACCGGCTGAGTTCGCCGCTCGGCAAGACTCGCCGCTCAGCGCCAACGTCCTCACGACAGAGCGCGCCCTCGGGCTGTCCGTGGAGGGGAGGCGCTGATACGCTATCAGTTACGGAGCACTTATTTTTGCAACAGCAGCCTGATCATAGAGACTCGGCAGATGCGAGCACATTTCGACGGGGGTCTCGGATTGACGAGCTAGACCAGAGAACGGCCGATGGCCGAACTACTCTTCGAAGAGAATGATTTAGGCCCGACCGTGGTGTCTACGTCGGATCCACAAATTCCGATGACCGCCGTTGGCCAGTTTCTCGCCCGCGATTTCGTTCTGCCCAGGCGGTATTAAGGAAGAGCCAATGGAGCGTGTTTGCTGATCGTGCTATCAAGCGTCGACGGTCTTTTTCGTCCTGGCGCGAGAATGTGCTCGGCGAGCGACAACGCAAAAATCGAC from Alphaproteobacteria bacterium encodes the following:
- a CDS encoding SDR family oxidoreductase, whose amino-acid sequence is MAAELGRPVALVTGSTSGIGEAIARRLGREGYAVVLHSRSSAETGRALASELDHAAYLQADVARDAERVRLVREAALFWGRLDVLVNNAGISRVIPHGDLAAATPSVWHELNEVNLVAPFRLVAEAEPFLREAARRGRPGCVINISSHAGVRPKGASIPYSASKAALNHVTKLLALSLAPDIRVNAVAPGLVDTPLTADWTAAQALWRERSPMRRAASPDDIAQAVMMLVASDYLTGEILLSDGGLNLT